One part of the Aspergillus luchuensis IFO 4308 DNA, chromosome 5, nearly complete sequence genome encodes these proteins:
- a CDS encoding ubiquinol-cytochrome c reductase complex assembly factor 2 (COG:S;~EggNog:ENOG410PTDX;~InterPro:IPR037653;~antiSMASH:Cluster_5.20;~go_component: GO:0005739 - mitochondrion [Evidence IEA];~go_function: GO:0043022 - ribosome binding [Evidence IEA];~go_process: GO:0034551 - mitochondrial respiratory chain complex III assembly [Evidence IEA];~go_process: GO:0070131 - positive regulation of mitochondrial translation [Evidence IEA]), translated as MASNTQRITTLLKHWPTDKVRPSSVSVQNYLQACLQPSSTEPTSQKQPQQEGQLQKVNIDEKSLNALSSLLEDRYARRYPLSPRLRRPASNPDHYDNVIREFDEAPDRDWMGRLKKRLGGLLRLR; from the exons ATGGCATCCAACACA CAACgaatcaccaccctcctcaaaCACTGGCCAACTGACAAAGTGcgcccctcctccgtctccgtcCAGAACTACCTCCAAGCCTGCCTCCAACCCTCATCCACCGAACCCACCTCTCAGAAACAGCCTCAACAAGAAGGCCAATTACAAAAAGTCAACATCGACGAGAAATCCCTCAAcgctctctcctccctcctcgaagACCGCTACGCAAGACGCTACCCCCTGTCGCCGAGATTGCGCAGACCGGCGAGTAACCCTGATCATTACGATAATGTGATTCGCGAGTTCGATGAGGCACCGGACAGGGATTGGATGgggaggttgaagaagaggttgGGTGGattgttgaggttgaggtag
- a CDS encoding metal homeostatis BSD2 family protein (COG:U;~EggNog:ENOG410PPN9;~InterPro:IPR019325;~PFAM:PF10176;~TransMembrane:2 (i215-236o314-332i);~antiSMASH:Cluster_5.20;~go_process: GO:0007034 - vacuolar transport [Evidence IEA];~go_process: GO:0030001 - metal ion transport [Evidence IEA]), giving the protein MSSQRYQRVNARDEDDDDTPQSHSSIPLRPTPSSPPPSFHSRSSSPSSRRLLHDDPHRDHADQTLADAFGDGSDSESDEEPDDRQRLMRAQPDSRPVADTSSAAAAASSSSSGSEQQSGDSRIGGSLPRRQTILPSFSTPSSGASRVISSSNDGVFANLAAKPERGEKNEDLPPSYEEAAADATPPYWETTILAPGISSDEVFVDGLPVGSIFSFVWNAMISMSFQLVGFLLTYLLHTTHAAKNGSRAGLGLTLVQYGFYMKGGSESKGSDEGGADYVTPPDPNSHNFDPNNVDGGAGGDGGGGAVSSITTSEWISYVLMIVGWFILIRAISDFLRARRHEQLVLQSPERGLSVPVIAEGERSETVV; this is encoded by the exons ATGAGCTCGCAGCGTTATCAACGG GTCAACGCCcgtgatgaagacgatgatgatacccCCCAGTCACACTCTTCTATCCCTCTCCGACCGacaccttcctccccgcctccctcATTCCACTCtcgttcctcctccccatcatcgagaCGCCTCCTCCACGACGATCCCCACAGAGACCATGCAGACCAAACCTTGGCAGATGCGTTCGGTGATGGCAGCGATTCCGAGTCCGATGAAGAGCCCGACGATCGTCAGCGCTTAATGCGGGCTCAGCCGGATTCCCGCCCGGTGGCGGACACCAGCAGCGCCGCTGCGgctgcatcttcttcttcaagcgGTTCAGAGCAACAGTCTGGCGATTCGCGCATCGGTGGAAGCCTTCCTCGACGGCAAACGATTCTACCGTCTTTCAGTACCCCCAGTTCGGGAGCGAGTCGGGTGATCAGTTCGTCGAACGACGGTGTCTTTGCTAATCTGGCGGCTAAGCCGGAGCGCGGGGAAAAGAATGAGGATTTGCCTCCG TCCTACGAGGAGGCCGCCGCAGATGCTACACCGCCGTATTGGGAGACGACAATTCTCGCACCAGGTATCTCTTCGGACGAAGTGTTTGTGGATGGATTGCCGGTTGGATCGATTTTCTCGTTTGTCTGGAATGCCATGATCTCCATGTCGTTCCAGTTGGTTGGATTCCTCTTGACCTACTTGCTTCACACAACGCACGCAGCCAAAAATGGTAGCCGGGCTGGTCTTGGCCTCACGCTGGTGCAGTATGGTTTCTACATGAAGGGTGGCAGTGAGTCGAAGGGATCGGATGAAGGAGGCGCCGATTACGTGACACCCCCGGACCCGAACAGTCATAACTTCGATCCGAATAATGTCGATGGTGGTGcgggtggtgatggcggagGCGGTGCCGTGTCCTCTATCACCACGAGCGAATGGATTTCATACGTCTTGATGATTGTCGGGTGGTTCATTCTGATTCGAGCTATCAGCGATTTCCTGCGGGCACGCCGTCACGAGCAGCTGGTGTTACAGAGTCCTGAGCGTGGGCTTAGCGTTCCTGTCATTGCAGAGGGCGAGCGATCGGAGACAGTTGTCTAG